A region from the Kribbella shirazensis genome encodes:
- a CDS encoding 3-hydroxybutyrate dehydrogenase has product METRRALVTGAASGIGAACAQRLAADGVHVVAVDLDQAGLDALDGVETVVADLSDLERLAELPTDVDILVNNAGVQQVAPVEQFPPERFSYLLRLMLEAPFRLIRQTLPHMYGAGWGRVVNISSVHGLRASPFKAAYVAAKHGLEGLSKVVALEGAAHGVTSNCVNPAYVRTPLVTAQLADQAATHGLSESEVLEKVLLEPVAVKRLIEPAEVAELVAVLCGPASASITGSSFVLDGGWTAH; this is encoded by the coding sequence ATGGAGACCCGTCGAGCCCTCGTCACCGGCGCAGCGTCCGGCATCGGCGCAGCGTGTGCCCAACGCCTGGCGGCGGACGGCGTCCACGTGGTGGCCGTCGACCTCGACCAGGCCGGTCTCGACGCGCTGGACGGTGTCGAGACGGTAGTGGCCGACCTGTCCGACCTGGAGCGGCTGGCGGAGCTCCCGACCGACGTAGACATCCTGGTCAACAATGCCGGCGTACAGCAGGTCGCACCGGTCGAGCAGTTCCCGCCGGAGCGGTTCAGCTACCTCCTCCGCCTCATGCTGGAGGCGCCGTTCCGGTTGATCCGGCAGACGCTGCCCCACATGTACGGCGCCGGCTGGGGCCGCGTGGTGAACATCAGCTCGGTCCACGGCCTCCGGGCGAGTCCGTTCAAGGCGGCGTACGTCGCTGCGAAACACGGGCTGGAGGGGCTGAGCAAGGTCGTCGCACTGGAGGGTGCGGCGCACGGAGTGACCAGCAACTGCGTGAATCCGGCGTACGTCCGGACTCCGCTGGTCACCGCACAGCTGGCGGACCAGGCGGCTACTCACGGCCTGTCCGAGTCAGAGGTGCTGGAGAAGGTCCTGCTCGAGCCGGTCGCGGTGAAGCGGCTGATCGAACCGGCCGAAGTGGCGGAGTTGGTGGCCGTTCTGTGCGGTCCGGCGTCCGCCTCCATTACGGGGAGCTCGTTCGTACTCGACGGCGGCTGGACCGCCCACTAA